In Triticum urartu cultivar G1812 chromosome 6, Tu2.1, whole genome shotgun sequence, the following proteins share a genomic window:
- the LOC125515568 gene encoding uncharacterized protein LOC125515568 encodes MEPRPPPSPSPPQASPSSAVRVLSRAPPPASAPSPAAAASPPHDGGVVVVGFVGGAGSAAARLADRILDAPVFSPGGSARALAGGVRYHRDGDKRMVFLHLASPPPPPPREAGGGSTGDLPEMLFMFSVCHVIIFLQEGFRFDTQILKSFRLLQSSKHAFAPFVRSLVAPGTPSKAAPSGTPGTPSKATPSGTPTRPTRRASSISPPARRGGHSGRQPSAISLMSGTGSHASVLPGQCIPVVLFVFEDDIIDGPSAATSLDDMGETSSSNQASGTSKGSGSVVMLARPASKTEGSFTKKLHLSLEGQIRLLLKRCRTLTGLESSGHNGPRGAGNMSHIPLFSLDASRVVALLDRSINKKREPLDIIAGLFEDSFSSKSSLDVASLENNCQSANHEDVQLIKDFIFRQSDGLRGKGGYSGNASAGSVAGVGMVAAAAAAAAASASSGKPVSVPDLPSFDKWFSISTSILSGLISAKDGIDNSESMRGSSTHTSSGLKNEQSSAIETALSCLESNKGLNMKFSSSWCQKVLPVAKEVYLKDLPDFYPTSVHEVQLQKALRSFHSTVKGPAVKVFSKKLEDVCKTIWEAGRQQCDAVSLTGRPCKHQRHGKLSSSDAVEQHSSGYVFLHACACGRSRRLRDDPFDFETANVSFNCFSNCEDLLPTLVLPRGVDASSFPASSWRLVRLGGARYYKPTKGLLQAGFCSKDKYLLKWTISLGKGQGKNGTHAATKSSSMTSNVNPQIPPAVSREVKSITNQVAPEIRSAKLENPRKQPEVQSTNNSAISFGKGHPNFTMKKPFAEVVAGSTTKDSEFPALQLKRPPKPASRKDERQVSVAEQTNGRINAALSQGPVAENESEKMTKNMSSETADGKPFLQIGSNIVPVTVGNETKEAAQTVQQFVVYVGFEHECSYGHRFLLSEKYLKEIDYERSYQNNESESKHSSQKLPPNASKSAATTVNGNNGRKANRPMESSGRNSRQQLLQPGVDGETLRPAHIPSDPRNVRKGEHSLQYVTADDGGEAYSLLNRNLPIYMHCPHCKSSDGKGHQDVKAAGAVSQLQRIFIVTPDFPVLLASCPVVQFERSCLPSNVSDRDQQGSFSLGCRVLLPPESFLTLRLPFVYGAETRDGSTSPLKHLEQQPELTAWLVGGTALQIVSAGHVAEKEANVP; translated from the exons ATGGAGCCgcggccgccgccgtcgccgtcgccgcctcaGGCGTCCCCCTCCTCCGCCGTGCGGGTCCTCTCCCGCGCGCCTCCCCCCGCCTCCGCCCCCTCGCCGGCCgcggccgcctcgccgccgcacGACGGCGGCGTGGTCGTCGTCGGCTTCGTGGGCGGCGCGGGGAGCGCCGCCGCGCGCCTCGCGGACCGGATCCTCGACGCCCCCGTCTTCTCCCCCGGCGGCTCGGCCAGGGCCCTCGCCGGGGGCGTCAGGTACCACCGCGACGGGGACAAGAGGATGGTCTTCCTCCACCTCGCCTCCCCTCCCCCGCCCCCGCCGCGGGAGGCGGGCGGCGGGAGCACCGGCGACCTCCCGGAGATGCTCTTCATGTTCTCG GTATGCCATGTAATAATATTTCTCCAAGAAGGCTTCCGGTTCGACACGCAGATCTTGAAGAGTTTTAGGCTGCTGCAATCTTCGAAGCATGCTTTTGCACCATTTGTGAGATCACTAGTAGCACCGGGAACACCATCCAAAGCTGCCCCTTCTGGCACACCAGGGACACCATCCAAAGCTACCCCTTCTGGCACCCCGACTCGGCCTACCCGCAGGGCTTCATCAATCTCCCCTCCGGCACGCCGTGGAGGCCATTCAGGCCGCCAGCCCTCAGCCATCTCGTTGATGTCAGGAACCGGTTCCCATGCTTCTGTGTTGCCAGGCCAATGCATCCCTGTTGTCCTCTTTGTCTTTGAGGATGATATCATTGATGGTCCAAGTGCTGCAACAAGTTTGGATGATATGGGGGAGACATCTTCATCAAATCAGGCTTCTGGCACTTCAAAAGGTTCTGGCTCAGTGGTAATGCTCGCCCGACCTGCCAGCAAAACTGAGGGTAGTTTCACAAAGAAGCTGCATTTGTCTCTGGAAGGTCAGATCCGGTTGTTGCTGAAGAGGTGCCGGACACTTACCGGTCTGGAGTCGTCAGGGCATAATGGTCCAAGGGGTGCTGGTAACATGAGCCATATTCCTTTGTTCTCACTTGATGCATCCAGAGTTGTTGCCCTGTTGGACCGCTCAATTAATAAGAAACGGGAGCCACTGGATATCATCGCAGGACTGTTTGAAGATTCTTTCAGCTCCAAGTCATCGTTGGATGTCGCTTCATTAGAAAATAACTGCCAATCTGCAAACCACGAAGATGTTCAGTTGATCAAGGATTTTATATTTCGGCAGTCCGATGGACTGAGAGGGAAAGGCGGGTATTCAGGCAATGCGTCTGCTGGCTCTGTTGCTGGTGTCGGTATGGTGGCTGCggcagcagctgcagcagctgcGTCCGCATCATCTGGGAAGCCAGTTAGTGTTCCTGATCTCCCTAGTTTTGATAAATGGTTCTCCATTAGTACATCTATTCTATCTGGACTGATTAGTGCAAAAGATGGGATCGATAATTCCGAAAGTATGAGGGGATCATCTACTCATACAAGTTCTGGTTTGAAGAATGAACAATCTAGTGCTATTGAAACTGCTTTATCTTGCTTGGAAAGCAACAAGGGGCTTAACATGAAATTTTCCTCATCATGGTGCCAAAAGGTGCTTCCAGTTGCTAAGGAGGTGTACTTGAAAGATTTGCCTGACTTTTACCCAACTAGCGTGCATGAAGTGCAGCTACAGAAAGCATTGAGATCCTTTCACTCAACAGTCAAAGGACCGGCTGTCAAGGTATTCTCCAAGAAGCTAGAAGATGTATGCAAGACAATCTGGGAAGCTGGAAGGCAGCAATGCGATGCTGTCAGCCTTACTGGCAGGCCATGCAAGCACCAGCGTCATGGTAAATTATCTTCATCAGATGCTGTCGAACAGCATTCTAGTGGTTACGTCTTCCTCCATGCATGTGCCTGTGGACGGTCACGTCGCCTTAGAGATGATCCTTTTGACTTTGAGACAGCCAATGTATCATTTAACTGCTTCTCCAATTGTGAAGATCTACTACCCACCCTTGTGCTACCGAGGGGGGTTGATGCTAGTTCATTTCCGGCATCCTCTTGGCGTTTGGTGCGCCTTGGAGGAGCAAGATATTACAAGCCAACGAAAGGGTTGCTCCAAGCTGGATTTTGCTCAAAGGACAAGTATCTTTTGAAGTGGACAATATCTCTTGGCAAAGGACAAGGAAAAAATGGCACCCATGCTGCCACTAAATCTTCCTCCATGACATCTAATGTGAACCCCCAGATTCCACCTGCTGTTTCTAGAGAAGTAAAGTCCATTACAAACCAAGTCGCACCAGAAATTAGATCTGCGAAGCTTGAAAATCCCAGAAAACAACCTGAAGTGCAATCAACGAACAACTCAGCTATCAGTTTTGGTAAAGGTCATCCAAATTTTACTATGAAAAAGCCTTTCGCTGAAGTTGTTGCTGGCAGCACAACTAAAGATTCTGAGTTTCCTGCTCTCCAGCTGAAGAGACCACCAAAACCTGCTAGCCGAAAAGATGAACGGCAAGTGAGCGTAGCAGAACAGACTAATGGCCGAATCAATGCAGCTCTCAGTCAAGGACCTGTAGCTGAAAATGAATCTGAGAAGATGACCAAAAATATGAGCAGTGAAACTGCTGATGGGAAGCCCTTTCTACAGATCGGGAGCAACATAGTGCCAGTTACTGTTGGAAATGAGACTAAAGAAGCTGCTCAAACCGTACAACAGTTTGTAGTATATGTGGGATTTGAGCATGAGTGCTCGTACGGTCACCGTTTCTTACTGTCAGAGAAGTATCTTAAGGAAATTGATTATGAAAGATCCTATCAAAACAATGAATCAGAAAGTAAGCATAGTTCACAAAAGTTGCCCCCAAATGCATCTAAGTCGGCAGCAactacagtaaatggaaacaatGGGCGGAAAGCCAATAGGCCAATGGAATCATCAGGGAGAAATAGCAGGCAGCAATTGCTTCAGCCTGGCGTTGATGGGGAGACGTTGCGGCCTGCTCACATTCCTTCAGATCCACGTAATGTCAGAAAGGGAGAGCATTCTCTTCAATACGTTACAGCCGATGATGGTGGAGAAGCATATTCACTGTTGAACAGAAATCTGCCGATATATATGCACTGCCCACATTGCAAGAGCTCAGACGGGAAGGGGCATCAAGATGTAAAGGCTGCTGGTGCTGTGTCACAACTTCAACGGATTTTTATC GTGACACCTGATTTCCCTGTCCTGTTGGCTAGCTGCCCAGTTGTACAGTTTGAG AGGTCATGTCTGCCATCAAATGTATCTGACCGTGATCAACAAGGATCGTTCAGTCTTGGATGCCGAGTTCTCCTTCCACCCGAGAGCTTTCTTACCCTGCGGCTTCCATTCGTATACGGTGCCGAGACAAGGGATGGAAGCACATCCCCCCTCAAACACCTCGAGCAGCAACCAGAGCTGACAGCATGGCTCGTCGGAGGCACAGCTTTGCAGATCGTGTCAGCCGGGCACGTCGCCGAGAAAGAAGCCAACGTGCCGTGA
- the LOC125513114 gene encoding uncharacterized protein LOC125513114: MTQENHLAMKSSGHLFNEWEIRLLVLLSFTMQLFLFFVGGLRRRITNSALRFSIWLAYVGADMVAVYVLGLISRVHLDATTENHHHLAFLWAPFLLIHLGGQDTVTAFAIEDISLWLRHLLNLVVQVSLTLYIFWKSTNGLNIQELLLPTILLFVSGMIKYGERTWALCCGSLINIAEFPIPQYLTDLDKIHVGSTSSYSGLVSKALFSIKEVRWIFSSYSPLGTDLSMNSDLLLPDYAGKLFETMEIELGLMFDDIYTKAQVLRTWGGIILRCLSDISFLAAFVLFSVRNKERYNTVDTAITYVLFIGGFSLEFFAVFTAMVSPWIWAWLKTRHCSFLSSISISWQRKRVLWSKSMGQYSLLNYLGQCDQQSSKVMAVVRRLVNAVCGRKQKLWVSKLLDTKFVGVDEKVMRCIVERIKQYQSTDESSMLPQWPNLAPLLQRSLRVPEADFHFPVLVLHIYTEVMLSRYAPTATVDGGLDRVCRTISNYMVYLCATHHEMLSVQNSSNQSDLAYILHRLFSVGTNTDITNIMPKAVGFLIDCRFPVPPKVCTEAHLLEIRDAWVGFLLHAASKSRPEMHAAQLARGGEFLTFVWLLMAHCNLGNSRGCPIGLLPISGDVQWRCVFHIRPPPQSS, translated from the coding sequence ATGACACAGGAAAACCACTTGGCAATGAAAAGCTCGGGGCACCTGTTCAATGAGTGGGAGATCCGGCTATTGGTGCTTCTTAGCTTCACAATGCagctttttcttttctttgttggTGGCCTCCGGCGGCGTATCACTAACAGCGCCCTCAGATTTTCAATCTGGCTAGCTTATGTGGGAGCAGACATGGTAGCTGTTTATGTCCTAGGCCTCATCTCTCGCGTGCACCTGGATGCCACCACGGAAAATCATCATCACCTGGCTTTTCTTTGGGCACCCTTCCTCCTCATACATCTCGGCGGACAAGATACCGTCACTGCTTTCGCCATTGAGGACATCAGCCTCTGGCTGAGGCACTTGTTGAACCTTGTTGTCCAAGTCTCCCTCACCCTGTACATCTTTTGGAAATCGACCAATGGTCTGAATATACAGGAGCTTCTTCTTCCAACCATCCTCCTGTTTGTTTCGGGAATGATCAAGTATGGGGAGAGGACATGGGCTTTGTGTTGTGGCAGCCTCATAAACATCGCAGAGTTCCCTATCCCACAATATCTGACAGATTTAGACAAGATCCATGTGGGTTCTACTTCTTCCTATTCTGGCCTTGTTTCCAAGGCTTTGTTTTCCATAAAAGAGGTCCGTTGGATTTTTTCTAGTTACAGTCCTTTGGGAACAGATCTCAGCATGAATTCAGATCTACTACTTCCAGACTATGCAGGCAAGTTATTTGAGACCATGGAGATTGAACTCGGGCTGATGTTCGACGACATCTATACCAAGGCGCAGGTGCTTCGAACATGGGGTGGCATCATACTTCGGTGTCTCTCAGATATTTCCTTCTTAGCTGCTTTTGTGCTCTTCTCTGTAAGAAACAAGGAGAGATACAATACCGTTGACACTGCAATCACCTATGTACTGTTTATCGGCGGTTTCTCTCTGGAGTTTTTTGCGGTATTTACCGCCATGGTGTCACCATGGATTTGGGCATGGCTAAAGACGCGGCACTGCAGCTTCCTTTCCTCCATCAGCATTAGCTGGCAGAGGAAAAGGGTGCTGTGGTCAAAATCCATGGGTCAGTACAGCCTGTTGAACTACCTGGGACAGTGCGACCAGCAGTCAAGTAAAGTGATGGCGGTGGTCAGAAGATTGGTGAATGCAGTATGCGGGCGAAAGCAGAAGCTCTGGGTCAGTAAGCTGTTGGACACCAAGTTCGTGGGGGTCGACGAGAAGGTCATGAGATGCATTGTGGAGAGGATTAAGCAGTATCAGTCTACAGATGAATCAAGCATgctcccacaatggccaaatctTGCTCCACTGCTTCAAAGGTCACTGCGGGTTCCCGAGGCGGATTTTCATTTCCCCGTTCTCGTCCTCCATATATACACGGAGGTAATGCTGAGCAGGTATGCTCCCACCGCTACTGTGGACGGTGGTTTGGACCGCGTGTGCCGGACGATATCCAACTACATGGTTTACCTTTGTGCCACGCACCATGAAATGCTGTCGGTCCAAAACAGTTCCAACCAAAGTGACCTAGCATACATCCTTCACAGATTGTTTAGCGTGGGAACTAATACTGACATCACTAACATCATGCCTAAGGCGGTTGGGTTCTTGATCGATTGCCGTTTTCCGGTGCCCCCGAAGGTGTGTACAGAAGCACATCTGTTGGAAATCCGAGATGCATGGGTAGGGTTCCTCCTCCATGCCGCCAGCAAGTCACGGCCGGAGATGCATGCGGCGCAGCTGGCCAGAGGAGGGGAGTTCCTCACCTTCGTTTGGCTGCTCATGGCCCACTGCAATCTCGGGAACTCTAGGGGCTGCCCAATCGGGTTGCTACCTATAAGTGGTGATGTTCAGTGGCGCTGTGTCTTCCATATTCGCCCTCCACCACAATCCTCATAG
- the LOC125513115 gene encoding rop guanine nucleotide exchange factor 3-like, producing the protein MGDSSAFPGFHSQYSYDRDYARPLFRVASFSSERGGDEHQHMARTASFKVTAAPSRLSQAMSKLSMKKLQQAVDERSVEDEEMELMKEKYTKLLLGEDMSGGGKGVCTAVAISNAITNLYATVFGTCHRLQSLPPEKRSMWNREMDCLLSICEYIVEFAPTVQARPDGSTHDVMATSPRSDILMNLPALEKLETMLLGILDSFDKAEFWYADQRKQSFSETKKPSFKRNEDKWWLPEPCVPESGLSDSLHRELQHKRDQASQIHKMAMEINNAILSEMQIPSSYIETLPKTGKVGTGDAIYRYMSSGDQFSPDHLLDFLNLSSEHEALEVADRVEAAMYVWRRKASMTHVVTKWENVTELNADGDKNLILASRARSLLLCLKQRFPGLSQTTLDTSKIHYNKDIGQAILESYSRVLESLAYSIVSWIDDVLLADENAKQGNSTRIQKQVFSQVSPQR; encoded by the exons ATGGGCGACAGCTCGGCGTTCCCGGGCTTCCACAGCCAGTACAGCTACGACCGCGACTACGCGCGCCCGCTCTTCCGCGTCGCTTCCTTCTCCTCCGAGAGAGGCGGCGACGAGCACCAGCACATGGCCCGCACGGCGTCCTTCAAGGTGACCGCGGCGCCGTCGCGCCTCTCACAGGCGATGAGCAAGCTGAGCATGAAGAAGCTGCAGCAGGCCGTCGACGAGAGGTCCGTGGAAGACGAAG AAATGGAGCTGATGAAGGAGAAGTACACCAAGCTGCTTCTCGGGgaggacatgtccggcggcggcaaGGGCGTCTGCACCGCCGTCGCCATCTCCAACGCCATCACCAACCTATATG CAACTGTGTTTGGGACCTGCCACAGGTTGCAGTCACTGCCCCCTGAGAAGAGATCAATGTGGAACCGGGAGATGGACTgcctcctctccatctgcgagtACATCGTCGAGTTCGCACCAACGGTCCAGGCCAGGCCCGACGGAAGCACCCACGAT GTGATGGCAACCTCGCCGCGATCAGACATTCTGATGAACCTCCCCGCACTGGAGAAGCTAGAAACCATGCTCCTT GGCATATTGGACAGCTTTGACAAGGCGGAGTTCTGGTACGCGGACCAGAGGAAGCAGTCCTTCAGCGAAACCAAGAAGCCGTCGTTCAAGCGCAACGAGGACAAGTGGTGGTTGCCCGAGCCATGCGTGCCGGAATCAGGCCTCTCCGACTCTCTGCACCGTGAGCTGCAGCACAAGAGGGACCAGGCTAGCCAGATCCACAAGATGGCCATGGAGATCAACAACGCCATCCTCTCCGAAATGCAAATCCCGTCCTCATACATTGAAACGCTTCCCAAG ACCGGGAAAGTCGGGACAGGCGACGCCATATACCGGTACATGTCCTCGGGGGATCAGTTTTCACCGGATCACCTCCTCGACTTCCTCAACTTGAGCTCCGAGCATGAGGCGCTCGAGGTCGCCGACCGTGTCGAGGCTGCAATGTATGTGTGGAGAAGGAAAGCTAGCATGACCCACGTGGTGACCAAATGGGAgaatgtcaccgagctgaatgccGATGGGGACAAGAACTTGATCCTGGCAAGCAGGGCCAGGAGCCTGCTGCTGTGCTTGAAACAAAGGTTTCCAGGCCTCTCACAGACTACCCTCGACACAAGCAAGATTCACTACAATAAG GACATTGGACAGGCAATACTTGAAAGCTACTCAAGGGTGCTCGAAAGCTTGGCCTACAGTATTGTCTCATGGATAGATGATGTTCTCCTTGCAGACGAAAATGCAAAGCAAGGGAATAGCACCAGAATACAGAAGCAAGTATTCAGCCAGGTCTCTCCTCAACGCTGA
- the LOC125515569 gene encoding FHA domain-containing protein DDL-like, with amino-acid sequence MASTVDRRDQSSRRSGHTRSRSPARERVSPPRKQSPPARRERSRPERTGSPRRSGHTRSRSPARERVSPPRKHSPSARRERSHAERSGSPRRRSPVKASLSHRERSPQREKVKERVRSPKHARSPSPAGKRESRSLSPRSKRLRRAQAEREGADVTEGDRRRPPSSEDRGTRKHRERDEGRDASRDRKVELKDDRSAFTGRRLDDDNDGRGHSRDRRTDRDDRSGASREARSGRDDDRHDSRGKRSDPDRKGGFREQRTDQSPRRDSVRDRMADRDENNGGSGRSSRRGRSGSPEEHRHRGRHESHTSPRASRSAAHREDTSSRLDVASRSGDADSLAMTNTAAEALEVKEKQKPSFELSGKLAEETNKVGGITLLYSEPPEARKSDIRWRLYVFKGGEALNEPLYVHRMSHYLFGRERRIADIPTDHPSCSKQHAVLQYRLIEKEQPDGMMSKQVRPYLMDLGSTNGTFINEDRIESHRYYELFERDNIKFGNSSREYVLLHENSTD; translated from the exons ATGGCTTCTACTGTGGACCGGAGGGATCAATCCTCCCGGAGGTCGGGGCACACGAGGTCTCGTTCTCCAGCGAGGGAGCGTGTGTCGCCTCCACGCAAGCAGAGCCCGCCAGCTCGGAGGGAGAGGTCACGGCCTGAGAGGACTGGCTCGCCTAGGAGGTCAGGGCACACAAGGTCCCGTTCTCCGGCCAGGGAGCGCGTGTCGCCTCCACGCAAGCACAGCCCGTCAGCTCGGAGGGAGAGGTCACATGCTGAGAGAAGTGGCTCACCTAGGAGGCGGTCCCCTGTTAAGGCTAGCCTTTCACATAGGGAGAGGTCGCCACAGAGAGAGAAGGTGAAGGAACGGGTGAGGTCGCCGAAACATGCACGGTCGCCGTCACCTGCTGGGAAACGGGAGTCTCGGTCGCTCTCACCGCGCTCCAAGCGACTAAGGAGAGCTCAGGCTGAGCGGGAAGGGGCAGATGTAACTGAGGGTGACCGTCGGAGACCTCCCAGTAGTGAAGACCGGGGCACGCGGAAGCACAGGGAGCGTGATGAGGGGAGGGATGCGTCAAGGGATAGGAAGGTGGAGCTAAAAGATGATAGGAGTGCCTTCACAGGTAGAAGACTGGATGATGATAATGATGGAAGGGGCCACTCAAGAGATAGAAGAACTGACAGGGATGATCGGTCAGGTGCTTCGAGAGAGGCACGATCAGGCCGGGACGACGACAGACATGATTCAAGAGGGAAAAGGTCGGATCCAGACCGAAAAGGTGGTTTCAGGGAGCAAAGAACAGATCAAAGTCCCAGAAGGGATTCCGTGCGAGATAGAATGGCAGACCGGGATGAGAACAATGGTGGATCAGGACGATCATCTAGGCGTGGCCGATCAGGGTCTCCAGAAGAGCATAGACATAGGGGCAGACATGAATCTCACACATCACCACGGGCATCCAGAAGTGCAGCACATCGTGAG GATACAAGCTCTAGACTGGATGTAGCATCCCG GAGTGGTGATGCTGATTCATTGGCAATGACGAATACTGCTGCAGAAGCTCTGGAGGTGAAAGAAAAG CAAAAACCATCATTTGAGTTGTCTGGAAAGCTTGCCGAGGAGACTAACAAAGTTGGAG gtATAACTTTGTTGTATTCAGAACCTCCAGAGGCTCGCAAATCAGATATTAGATGGAGACTCTATGTATTCAAGGGCGGTGAAGCACTGAATG AACCGTTGTATGTTCATCGCATGAGCCACTACCTTTTTGGAAGGGAAAGGAGGATTGCAGACATCCCCACCGACCATCCCTCCTGCAGCAAGCAACACGCGGTTCTTCAATATAG ACTTATAGAGAAGGAGCAACCAGATGGCATGATGTCAAAGCAAGTGAG GCCTTATCTGATGGATCTTGGTAGTACCAATGGGACTTTCATCAAT GAGGATCGCATTGAGTCCCACCGCTACTATGAACTCTTTGAAAGGGACAACATTAAGTTTGGCAACAGTAG CCGGGAGTACGTGTTGCTCCATGAGAACTCGACGGACTGA